A single genomic interval of Spinacia oleracea cultivar Varoflay chromosome 6, BTI_SOV_V1, whole genome shotgun sequence harbors:
- the LOC110787570 gene encoding alcohol dehydrogenase class-3, with amino-acid sequence MADTQGKVITCKAAVAWEPNKPLTIEDVEVAPPQAGEVRIKILFTALCHTDAYTWSGKDPEGLFPCILGHEAAGIVESVGEGVTEVQPGDHVIPCYQAECKECKFCKSGKTNLCGKIRTATGAGVMMNDRQSRFSVKGKPIYHFMGTSTFTQYTVVHDVSVAKIDPQAPLDKVCLLGCGVSTGLGAVWNTAKVEPGSNVAIFGLGTVGLAVAEGAKTAGASRIIGVDIDPKKFDVAKNFGVTEFVNPKDHDKPIQQVIVDLTDGGVDYSFECIGNVSVMRSALECCHKGWGTSVIVGVAASGQEISTRPFQLVTGRVWKGTAFGGFKSRSQVPWLVEKYMKKEIKVDEYITHNLTLTDINKAFDLMHEGGCLRCVLAAHE; translated from the exons ATGGCGGACACTCAAGGAAAAGTCATCACCTGCAAAG CGGCGGTGGCCTGGGAACCCAATAAGCCTCTGACAATTGAAGATGTAGAGGTTGCGCCGCCGCAAGCCGGCGAAGTTCGAATCAAGATTCTCTTCACCGCTCTTTGTCACACTGATGCTTATACTTGGAGTGGCAAG GACCCTGAAGGTCTCTTCCCATGTATCCTCGGTCATGAAGCTGCAGG AATTGTGGAGAGTGTTGGCGAAGGTGTAACAGAGGTGCAACCTGGAGATCATGTTATTCCTTGCTACCAAGCAGAGTGCAAAGAGTGTAAATTCTGCAAGTCAGGAAAGACAAACCTCTGTGGAAAAATCCGGACAGCTACTGGAGCTGGAGTTATGATGAATGATCGCCAGAGTCGTTTTTCTGTCAAGGGAAAACCTATTTACCACTTTATGGGAACTTCAACATTTACCCAGTACACTGTGGTACATGATGTTAGTGTTGCAAAAATTGACCCACAAGCTCCTTTGGATAAAGTCTGCCTTCTTGGTTGTGGTGTATCTACGG GTCTTGGAGCTGTCTGGAACACTGCAAAGGTAGAGCCCGGGTCCAACGTTGCTATTTTTGGTCTTGGAACTGTAGGCCTTGCT GTTGCAGAGGGTGCTAAAACTGCAGGTGCTTCACGGATCATTGGTGTAGACATCGATCCCAAGAAGTTTGACGTAG CTAAGAATTTCGGAGTGACAGAGTTTGTGAATCCAAAGGATCATGACAAACCCATACAGCAGGTGATTGTGGATCTCACTGATGGAGGAGTTGACTACAGCTTTGAGTGCATTGGAAATGTTTCTGTGATGAGATCTGCCTTGGAGTGTTGCCACAAA GGTTGGGGAACATCTGTTATCGTGGGTGTTGCAGCCTCTGGTCAGGAGATTTCTACTCGTCCTTTCCAACTGGTGACCGGCCGTGTTTGGAAGGGAACAGCTTTTGGTGGTTTTAAGAGCCGATCTCAAGTACCTTGGCTTGTGGAGAAGTACATGAAGAAG GAGATCAAGGTTGATGAGTACATAACCCATAACTTGACCCTCACAGACATTAACAaggcttttgatctcatgcatgaAGGTGGTTGT
- the LOC110787569 gene encoding uncharacterized protein isoform X2 yields the protein MDALIASYGDSDSDTESKSPRLSIPLPPPSLSPSPLPPPPISLLTPPNSFFGTLDDLQTVQAPRVRSFPHVDGNYAVHVYIPVFIPQSARKEAAQFLKKVSLNIPGLHVVDADIPLENLLSDDPKLESIALGREFHISLGRTVPIRVHQIDSMVNMLRQKLQIQKRYWIDFNKWEVFVNDDHTRAFLSLEVTTGGLSEITKQIQAVNEAYRLHNLPEFYKDPRPHISLAWALGDSSDLLRRVVEETKKQPDSGGSVQKRVFTVKFTGIECKIGSKTYKLCKLPGE from the exons ATGGACGCTCTCATAGCATCTTACGGAGATTCCGACTCCGACACTGAATCAAAGTCTCCACGGCTCTCTATTCCGCTTCCGCCGCCGTCTCTATCTCCGTCGCCGTTACCTCCGCCTCCAATCTCTCTCCTCACCCCGCCAAATTCTTTCTTTG GTACACTTGATGACTTGCAAACGGTTCAGGCTCCAAGGGTTCGGAGCTTCCCCCATGTAGATGGCAATTATGCTGTACATGTTTACATCCCAG TTTTTATACCACAATCAGCAAGGAAAGAGGCTGCGCAGTTCTTGAAAAAAGTCTCATTAAATATTCCTGGTCTTCATGTCGTCGATGCTGACATCCCTCTTGAGAATCTTCTAAGCGATGATCCGAAGCTTGAAAGCATAGCATTAGGGAGAGAATTTCATATAAGTTTAGGAAGAACTGTCCCTATTAGGGTACATCAAATTGATTCAATGGTCAACATGCTTCGACAGAAGTTGCAAATTCAGAAACG GTATTGGATTGATTTCAATAAATGGGAGGTTTTTGTCAACGATGATCACACACGGGCCTTTCTTTCATTAGAAGTCACTACAGGAGGTTTGTCAGAG ATAACAAAGCAGATTCAAGCTGTTAACGAAGCCTACAGGCTCCACAATCTTCCAGAATTTTACAAG GATCCTCGACCTCATATATCGTTAGCATGGGCGTTAGGTGATTCAAGTGATTTACTGCGTAGAGTAGTAGAAGAGACAAAGAAACAACCTGATAGCGGGGGCTCAGTACAAAAACGGGTTTTCACTGTTAAATTCACTGGTATTGAGTGTAAAATAGGCAGTAAAACTTATAAGTTGTGTAAATTGCCAGGTGAATGA
- the LOC110787569 gene encoding uncharacterized protein isoform X1, whose product MAIMLYMFTSQKFDKMALMREQLRARLASSKTSVPEKNEGSMAKKFDRMTLMRAQLRARLASSKTSVPKQKEGLMAQKFDRMTLMRAQLRARLASGKMSFPKAPGQSKASPKAPRQRDEVMQDNMVEQDQGVHHTEDRVFSQVSGSPVLPGYKRMRTEEDESSSGPTTAFFLSDSRERQRRVVRSMNVLCRDADEDYLDSMDPTQEVNEMHQAWAEFSIRATSMMRRYRYFRELQDKVDELEASAKKHVPEVATVNAKITRLEGMYNLADSQAKADVKRIASLKNRNNGKKKIAALAIKVAKLKEELERAKESASASRQTHVDEWQKSEDGVTYLADVAQRSMDIGEKTTHDRMREALKRCFPEVDYNIVWDECEAIRLAEVDALAQEIYDLEHFRLY is encoded by the exons ATGGCAATTATGCTGTACATGTTTACATCCCAG AAGTTTGACAAGATGGCTCTGATGAGGGAGCAGCTCCGTGCTCGGCTAGCTTCTAGCAAGACGTCCGTCCCAGAGAAGAACGAGGGTTCGATGGCTAAGAAGTTTGACAGGATGACTCTGATGAGGGCGCAGCTCCGTGCTCGGCTAGCTTCTAGCAAGACGTCCGTCCCCAAACAGAAGGAGGGTTTGATGGCTCAGAAGTTTGACAGGATGACTCTGATGAGGGCGCAACTCCGTGCTCGACTAGCTTCTGGCAAGATGTCTTTCCCCAAGGCACCTGGG CAATCAAAGGCGAGCCCCAAGGCACCTAGGCAGCGAGATGAGGTGATGCAGGATAACATGGTTGAGCAGGATCAGGGTGTGCACCACACGGAGGATAGGGTCTTCTCGCAGGTGAGTGGCTCGCCGGTTCTGCCCGGATATAAGAGGATGAGGACGGAAGAGGATGAGTCATCATCTGGTCCTACAACGGCTTTCTTTTTGTCGGACTCTCGTGAGAGGCAAAGACGAGTTGTTCGATCTATGAATGTCTTGTGTAGGGATGCAGATGAGGACTATCTTGATTCGATGGATCCTACACAGGAGGTGAATGAGATGCACCAAGCGTGGGCTGAG TTTTCCATTCGTGCCACATCCATGATGCGCCGCTATCGCTACTTCAGAGAATTACAAGACAAGGTGGATGAGCTGGAGGCTTCGGCTAAGAAGCACGTTCCGGAGGTAGCGACGGTCAATGCCAAGATCACGCGCCTGGAAGGCATGTACAACCTTGCTGATAGCCAAGCTAAGGCGGATGTGAAGAGGATAGCTAGTCTGAAGAACCGAAATAACGGGAAGAAGAAAATTGCGGCCTTGGCAATAAAGGTGGCTAAGCTGAAGGAGGAGCTAGAACGAGCTAAAGAGTCGGCCAGTGCTTCTAGGCAGACGCATGTAGACGAGTGGCAAAAGTCTGAAGATGGGGTGACCTATCTAGCTGATGTCGCCCAACGGTCCATGGACATTGGTGAAAAGACCACTCATGACAGGATGAGGGAGGCTCTTAAGCGCTGTTTCCCCGAAGTTGACTACAATATCGTTTGGGATGAGTGTGAAGCTATTCGGTTGGCTGAGGTGGATGCATTGGCTCAAGAGATATATGATCTTGAGCACTTCAGGCTTTATTAA
- the LOC110787530 gene encoding DNA-directed RNA polymerase II subunit 4, translating into MSGEEEENASELKLGEDFVKAKCLMNGEVAMILEHRLEQLQQVSDDPLNQMPQVFEKSLQYVKRFSRYKNPDAVRQVREILSRHELAEFELSVLGNLCPETVEEAIAMVPSLKDKGRDLDDEAIEKMLTDLALVKKFE; encoded by the coding sequence ATGTCAGGCGAAGAAGAAGAGAACGCATCCGAGTTAAAACTGGGCGAAGATTTCGTGAAGGCAAAGTGTTTGATGAACGGAGAAGTAGCCATGATTCTTGAACACAGGTTAGAGCAATTGCAACAAGTTTCTGATGATCCACTAAATCAAATGCCTCAAGTTTTCGAGAAATCTCTGCAATATGTCAAGCGATTCAGCCGTTACAAGAACCCAGATGCTGTGAGACAGGTTAGGGAAATCCTTAGCCGCCATGAATTAGCCGAATTCGAGCTTTCAGTTCTTGGTAATCTTTGCCCTGAAACTGTTGAGGAAGCCATTGCTATGGTGCCGTCCCTTAAGGATAAAGGAAGAGATCTTGATGATGAAGCAATTGAAAAGATGCTTACTGATCTTGCTCTTGTGAAGAAGTTTGAGTAA
- the LOC110787567 gene encoding histone acetyltransferase type B catalytic subunit: MGQKHQQSTDPTSDSKKKRRVAIAPIDVGVEANDCIQIFMVASKDEAEAGTGYQIDPIDLNHFFDDDGKIYGYQGLKITVWVSSMSFHVYTDITHESSSDRGKGITDLKSALQDMFAENIVENKDEFLQTFTTEKHYIRSAVSKGEILLQNTSSGNGGSHVDTADLQVIRFVMGDMSAGLLYSRLVPLVLLLVDGSNPIDVTDSNWEMYVIVEKIADPEGGQISRLLGFAAAYRFYHYPDTLRLRLSQILVLPPYQQKGYGRRLLELLNSVAMSENVYDLSVEEPVDSLQRIRYYIDVPRLLTCSSVKSAVDIAAKHLKEAKLSKRTQVSQFLPPFTAVDEVRKKLKINKKQFVKCWEILLYLALDPIDKHLENYMIFITDQVKASVIGKDPGTKGKQVIDIPNDFGEEEFVMYKPQDCEEDQVDIDEDQKKQQEQQLLEIVDERMKEIQLVAQKVSTTKP; the protein is encoded by the exons ATGGGGCAGAAACATCAACAGTCCACCGATCCAACCTCCGATTCCAAGAAAAAACGCCGAGTTGCAATCGCTCCAATCG ATGTTGGCGTCGAAGCAAATGACTGCATTCAAATCTTCATGG TTGCCAGTAAAGACGAGGCTGAAGCCGGGACTGGCTATCAGATTGATCCAATTGATCTGAATCACTTTTTTGATGACGATGGGAAAATTTATGGGTACCAAGGTTTAAAG ATTACAGTTTGGGTTAGCAGTATGTCATTTCATGTGTATACAGATATCACTCATGAGAGCTCATCTGAT AGAGGGAAAGGCATTACAGACCTGAAATCTGCTCTTCAG GATATGTTCGCTGAAAATATTGTTGAGAATAAGGATGAATTTCTTCAAACTTTCACGACAGAAAAGCATTACATTAG GTCAGCTGTCTCCAAGGGAGAAATACTGCTGCAGAATACATCTAGTGGCAATGGTGGTTCTCATGTGGATACTGCTGATTTGCAG GTGATTCGCTTTGTTATGGGTGACATGTCTGCCGGGCTTCTTTACAGCCGATTAGTGCCTCTCGTTCTTCTTCTTGTTGATG GTAGCAATCCTATTGATGTGACGGATTCAAATTGGGAGATGTATGTTATTGTTGAGAAGATAGCTGATCCAGAGGGAGGCCAAATAAGTAGATTGCTTGGTTTTGCGGCTGCTTATCGTTTTTACCATTACCCTGATACTTTAAGGCTGCGACTTAGTCag ATACTTGTATTACCTCCTTATCAACAGAAAGGGTATGGACGTCGCCTTCTGGAGCTACTCAACAGTGTTGCCATGTCTGAGAATGTCTATGACTTGAGTGTTGAAGAACCAGTAGATTCCTTGCAACGTATTCGCTATTACATTGATGTACCACGCCTGCTCACTTGCAGTTCTGTGAAATCTGCAGTTGATATAGCGGCCAAGCATCTTAAAGAAGCCAAATTGTCAAAGAGAACACAGGTTTCTCAGTTCCTTCCACCATTTACAGCTGTTGATGAAGTGAGGAAGAAGTTGAAAATCAACAAGAAGCAGTTTGTAAAATGCTGGGAGATTCTTCTTTATCTTGCCCTTGATCCAATTGACAAGCACCTGGAGAACTACATGATCTTCATCACAGATCAAGTGAAAGCTAGTGTGATTGGAAAGGATCCAGGGACTAAAGGGAAACAGGTAATTGATATCCCAAATGACTTCGGAGAAGAAGAATTTGTTATGTACAAGCCTCAAGATTGTGAAGAGGACCAAGTTGATATTGATGAGGATCAGAAGAAACAGCAAGAGCAGCAGCTGCTGGAGATAGTTGATGAAAGGATGAAAGAGATCCAATTGGTTGCTCAAAAGGTATCAACTACCAAACCATGA